NNNNNNNNNNNNNNNNNNNNNNNNNNNNNNNNNNNNNNNNNNNNNNNNNNNNNNNNNNNNNNNNNNNNNNNNNNNNNNNNNNNNNNNNNNNNNNNNNNNNNNNNNNNNNNNNNNNNNNNNNNNNNNNNNNNNNNNNNNNNNNNNNNNNNNNNNNNNNNNNNNNNNNNNNNNNNNNNNNNNNNNNNNNNNNNNNNNNNNNNNNNNNNNNNNNNNNNNNNNNNNNNNNNNNNNNNNNNNNNNNNNNNNNNNNNNNNNNNNNNNNNNNNNNNNNNNNNNNNNNNNNNNNNNNNNNNNNNNNNNNNNNNNNNNNNNNNNNNNNNNNNNNNNNNNNNNNNNNNNNNNNNNNNNNNNNNNNNNNNNNNNNNNNNNNNNNNNNNNNNNNNNNNNNNNNNNNNNNNNNNNNNNNNNNNNNNNNNNNNNNNNNNNNNNNNNNNNNNNNNNNNNNNNNNNNNNNNNNNNNNNNNNNNNNNNNNNNNNNNNNNNNNNNNNNNNNNNNNNNNNNNNNNNNNNNNNNNNNNNNNNNNNNNNNNNNNNNNNNNNNNNNNNNNNNNNNNNNNNNNNNNNNNNNNNNNNNNNNNNNNNNNNNNNNNNNNNNNNNNNNNNNNNNNNNNNNNNNNNNNNNNNNNNNNNNNNNNNNNNNNNNNNNNNNNNNNNNNNNNNNNNNNNNNNNNNNNNNNNNNNNNNNNNNNNNNNNNNNNNNNNNNNNNNNNNNNNNNNNNNNNNNNNNNNNNNNNNNNNNNNNNNNNNNNNNNNNNNNNNNNNNNNNNNNNNNNNNNNNNNNNNNNNNNNNNNNNNNNNNNNNNNNNNNNNNNNNNNNNNNNNNNNNNNNNNNNNNNNNNNNNNNNNNNNNNNNNNNNNNNNNNNNNNNNNNNNNNNNNNNNNNNNNNNNNNNNNNNNNNNNNNNNNNNNGCTTAGTACACCTTAGTGAAATTCCCTCATCCCTACCCTTACTCTGACATTGCTGCTACTCATTCTAGCAGATTTAGCTTAGGCATGCCTCTGTGAAGACTTCTAGACTATACTCCTCAGGTGACCAGCCACTTTCCCCTTACCACCCCTGTGAAATGTAACATGTACCTCTAGTATTGCATTTGGTACACTGACTTACCATTAATTGTTTATGACTGTCTCATATCCAACTGTGAATTCCAAGGGGAGGGGGGCCTAGCTTATATTCATAAAACTGTGTAAGCAATTTAAAACAGAGTTCTTGCTGATAAAAGTTGGAAATGTTGGATGAATAGATAGCAACTGGACAAATTACTAAGCAGCTAGTGAACCGGGAAAGTGTAAATCTGACACAGTTCGAATGCTCTGATAAATTGAATGCTCTGCCTATAAGGGATATTAATCATATGCCGGATGTGGATATTAATCATATGCCGGATGTCGGTAGATAAGTATCAAAGACAAGCCTACAAGTGAAGGAGGGGGAAAGCTGAACTTCCATGACGCAGGTGACAAGCGTCCAGTAGAGACCGAAGTCTGCTCCCCCGCACTTCGGCCTCTCATCTAAGACGACGAGCATGAATGGCCAGCCCTTCCCGCAATGCAGGATACCTATAGCTGAAGCTCGCCACCACTACCCACCAGCAAGTGAAAATTGAGCTTCTCGCGGAGCGGTCCGCAGCTGGAACCCTGCAGGGAGAACCGCGGGGCGGAGCTAGTTTTGCGCAGGCCCTGTGTGGGCGGAAAGAGCCGTCAGACTGCGCCTGCGCCTGCGCGCTCAGTCGGCCCTGCTCGGCTTCCGCGGCCGGAATACCAGACCCGGGATCCGGGCGGGATGGTGTTGCGATGTCAGGTAAGGGTGGAACGCCCTCACCCGTGcaccttccccctctccttcctccctccgcAGACCTGGCCCTGCTCAGCCAGAGCCTCACCGAAGCCACCTTAGTCGAGTCTTACGTCCGGTGCCGCGCCCACTACCACCAGTGTTGCCCCTGCGGAGACTTTACTTCGGCTGCCCGAACGTAGGTCAGGTCCTCTTTGCTAACTCTTCTTCTCCGAGGTGACGGCGTCAAAGGTTTCTAAAGGCACCCACCACTTCGTCCCATGCTTCTACGATTATACGTTTTGGCAAAGACGTGATTTTCAAGTTCATGCATTTAAGAGTTCTTGTGAAAAAAGGTGCTTCATATATGCATTTGCAAACCCTTGATGATTTGCAAACCTCTGACTATTTCGCATAGAATAATTTGCACACTGGGACAGGTGGGTTATTTAATTGGCCAGATTACTTAGATACCAGGCTGACGGCATAGGTTTGTCCTAGGATATACCAGTTTAACCTGTATATCAAACCCACCTGCCTTTACAAACGTCAGGGTTTGTATGTTGCATAACTTAATCCTTGGCAGCTGGGTTCGATGTAATGTGGGCCGGAATCAAAGGTCATATGACAACCGTGAGAGACGTGTCTTATAttcttggttatttattttatttgtgtaatttaTATCTTGACTCAGACATCAGTTCACTGCTTAAGTGTTTATAAAACGTGCTATAATTTTATGTCAAATAAAGAACAACTTCATGGTTTTTAAGAAGGGTTTTGTTGTGTCATACAttcataaaactaaaaaacatttgGTAATTAGTCTGAATTGTGCTTAAAAAGAAGAGTTTTCAAATTTTGAACTTGTAATTATACTAACATTTTTTGGTGTGATTTAATTATCCCTAACTCATAAAATTTGCCTTTGATTAAAGTAAGTGGAAAGAAGGTATATTACTGTTTTTGTTAAAggcatttcctctccttttcagGTTGAAGTGTTGTATTTTGCAAAAAGTGCTGAGATAGCAGGAATTCGCTCAGAGACCATTTCTGTGCCACGAGAAATAAAAGCGTTTCAGCTGTGGAATGAGATAGAAGCGCGGCATCCTGGGTAAACATTTGCAAAATGCTTATGATTAGCACTTTTTAACATTGAAAAATGTGTAaatgattagagaaaaaaaagctaatttttatttCCGTGCTTAATGTAAAAAAGTAGACATATTTTTCCGGAACTACTAATAAATTCTGGTTTCTAAAAATGCATGATTTCTTAAAGTAAagatattttactaaaaaaaaccacaatgagctggAATACTGCCAAAGGGACATGAATacatttgcttttataatttacaaaatactgaaaatgtgggttctgcatttttataaaattaaatgaaattgttaCAAATTAGGTTGAAAACTTGTGCTGTAAGTTTTATGTCCTGCCCCTTCTTTAGAGAACTCAGAGTAGAAATTTCTGAGATGAAAAGTGAAAGCTCACAAACCGTAGCTACTGCTGAATCGAgttttcatatttgatttttttctggcTCTTGAAAATCTGTAATTTACTGCTATTGTTCCTACCTCAAGTCCCTTTTGCAACAAAGTGTAATTATGGCTTATTTCAAGGAGTTCCAGGAATTTTAATTGTATCACTTAAGTCTGTATAGATTTTAAACTGGGAAGTCCTAGTGCATGGTAGAAGATACTCCACAATGTGGGTTTAATGGGAaaactatttcttcatttcttatcttttaagttgtgcttttttttttttttttttgaaagcgtggagaaggggcagaggagagggaaagagaatcttaagcaggctctgcacccaatgtggagctctaCTCGaagctcgacctcacaacccggAGAGGTGACTTGAGTGGAAATCATgggttgggcacttaactgagtgagccactcaggtgcccctttgagTTGCTTTTAAAGTGCCCTGATAATCAATGAAATTGGGTGGGGCCTCTGTCCTGCTCTATCTTGAACTTTTTACCTGTTGGGAGACAACTGGTCTTGAGGGAAAATTCTGGGATATACTTAGTATTCTTGTGTACTGAGAAGATCTTCTAGGGAGGGAATGTGCTGATtaggaaatctctctctctctctcttttttcttgaactGGTCTGAATGTTGTATATAATCTagtcttttttttggggggggggcgtttgTTTAAatccctgagacacaacactCATTGAAGTGTTGTTAGCAGTTTACTGTGTTCTTTGTGGTGAATATGTATGTTCTTCAGGGGAATTGTACTTTCTCTGCAGAATATGAATTGGTTTAATTAGTAACTTCGCAGGTGGTACttcatgaaataatatttaatgtggTATTTTTAGTTGCAGCTGAAGAGATTTGAGGTCTAACACAGCATTGATACTtctaattatactttttttccccttcagattGGCCGATGTCAGAAATCAGGTGATATTTGCTGTCCGTCAAGAATATGTCGAGCTTGGAGATCAGCTCCTCCAGCTTCAGTCGGGAGATGAAATTGCCATTATCCCCCCCATTAGTGGAGGGTAGTGCTCAGCAGCCACTTGGGTGTGTGAGCTATGTTTTTCTTAACCCATTTTGTGGAAAAGGATCACATAGATGATAACTTGTACATGGTTTGCTTTAAGTATATACTCTTTGTAAGTCTGTGTGCACCAGTAAAGAGTTCCTGCTATAATAGTTGATGTAGACAGACTTACACATACCTGTGTATCATCTCTACATTTGTTCCCTTATAAGCAGTTTAATTGTATGTCAGTTTGACATGTTCATTTGCTCCACTTAAAATggtttattgaaattttattatgtgtcaggcacagtgCTGGATGCTGGAGcgttaatatttctattttgcggaaaggaaaacaaattcagagaagttaaaagacTTGTCTGTGATCACAtggctaataagtggcagagccaacaTTTGAATTCAGATTATTGGATTCTGTGTACTTTTTCACAAACATGTTTATTAATATAGGATAATAGCTGTCCTGGGTACagagaaatgtagaaaaattgCATAGCCAGGAAGTAAAAAGATCACTGTGCCTAACAAGAAAGCTTACCATTTTCCAGGTATAAAGAAactcttgattattatagctgTGCTGCAGGTAACTCTAGGACCCAGTGCATCTTCCCAAACAGCATAGTCTTTATTGTGAGATGATGAATAAGAATATCTGTTAGTATAgtttgagagacagaatgaggcTCTATTGTCAACTGAAGAACAAATAATGTAGAAATTAACGAttatcctaattaaaaaaaatttttaaagttaggaatgaaagaaaactttcttaatGTGATAGAGCTTTtctccaaaatcaagagtaaataccatactcaatggtaaaaccTCGATTTCATTAAAGAAAGGAACATATCAAGGATGCCCGTTATTTTTTTcaccaatttttttctcctctctgctggAGGGCATTGCCCCCCTGCTCAAAGTGAAGAATATATATTGCAAAGCAAATTGCCCATCTTGCTGATAAAACTGGATCTTTTGTAGTCCTACTATTTGGAAATAACAGAATTTCTTGTTAGATATGTATCTCAGTTTTACTGGGAAACTGGTCACCATTCACCACcatgattttagaaaaatgccatttttttttgagtttggaatttattcagaaaatagtATGCTGCCATTAaaggtgtatgtgtgtacatgtgagagagagagagagagagagaagattaaAGGTGTTCTTTGGAAAGATTAGGAAGATGAGTCAAACAGCATTAAGTATTGTTTGAAGGTGTTTGACAGGATTTGTAATGTGGTTTTAAAATCCATGTCCTTATAGAACCAAGTTGTAGGAATTTGGTATGGTTCCAAGTTCATAGAGCATAGGCCATGTTTGGGTTACCTATGAAGTTCTTGTAAGAAGCTTAGGTGGCATGTACAGAAGGTTGAAACATCTTAGAATGTGGAATGTAaatatttgtgcttttctttcttttcagtactGGAAGTACAGGGAAAAGAATGTTGCATTTAGTGAGATTGGAATCACCTTGAATGAGTCCTTAACTCCTCTGAGTCTTCTTTCCCAATGTGCATAAAATCCCTTAGGATTTATAATTATATCCAGACTCCTCATCCTGCAAAGTCCCACCTGTGTGCCCAGTCTCAGTCCATCTGTTCCCTCCTTTGAACCCTGGGTTCCAGCCTCCCCTTAGGTTCTGGACCACACCTTGGTCTTTCTTGTCCCAAAGGCTTTGCATTTGCCATTCCGTCTGTCTCTGCCTGGGAGCATGTTCCCCTGTTTCCTTACAGGACTGATTGTTTATCTTTCAGGTCTCACTTCTAAATACTATCTCTTGAGAAAGGCTTTCCCTGATGCTCTTTCACAGCCCCCTTCCCTAGCATCCATCTTCTGTCTTAGAACCCTGTTTATGTTACCCctatgtataatttttctttattgctttgtttCTCCCATTCCAGTGTAGGTGCCCTGAGGGCAGGAGCCAGGTTTTTTGTTCCCTGGTCCTTGTCTAGTGCATGCGGTTGGTCTCTTAATGAGTATGTAATAGATGCTTGATGAATGAAATGAGAAGCGCATGGCAAAGGGCTTTGTATGTCATCTAGCAAGAGGCACGCAgttcatttccttatttcctcaGTTACTTAACTGGGATTATGTCCGGTTGTAAAATGAGCCCAGTTTCTGTGGAGTCAGCATTGCTTCTCCTTGTCTTCtttttggataaagaaaaaggCAGTTTAGGTGTGGTGCACGGAAATAGAGTGGTTAGAGGCGATGTGCTTGTGGATGGAGGTGTCTCTGTCTGACCTATACCGTGATGGGAGATAAGAGCAGCAATTCCAGAATTTGGAATAAAGTGGCACATGAGAGATTACATTTTAAGTGATCATGTTAAGGGTAAATTCCTTTTTATAGACTGCTTGAGTCATTAGGGATATTTATAAACATGCTGAGTTTTGCTAAAATTTTacacttgcttattttttatcattctatCCCATCTAatgtacaaaaaatataaattgaaaagcAGTCTGTCAGTTGGGTGTCTTGCCTCTAGTACCAATGTTAAGGTTCATTAATATCTTCTAGGGAAGATCTGAATGAAGTTGAAGAGAAATctaaagatataataaaattcacTACTGAGAAGCTCTCCATAGATGAAGTCTCACAGTTGGTGATTTCTCCACTCTGTGGTGCATTATCCCTATTTGTAGGTGAGTTGTCATTTTCACAGTATCTGTTGACTGCACAAGACAAGAGAAATTAGCAAGTGTTGCCCACTGAGAATAGCAAGTCAAGATTACCCGTGGTGGTGGGTAGACATTTTTTTGgttcatattttgttttagtaATCTTCAAATTAACCTATGTTAAAGGCATTAAAAGAGTAGGATAAAAGTCGTAATTAGCAGGGagaattctgtattttccaaatattgagGGGGAAGAAGTGGTGATGATACTAACAATGATAATTCTGGGAGTGTAATGTTGCCCATCTTCGTTTGTCCTATGAGTATTTTTGGTATGCTTGCCTAATCAGtgccattttatttccttatctttgtgataattattttttctttctttctttctttttttttttttaaagattttatttatttgatggagagagagagcacaagcaggggagcggcaggcatagggggaagaagaagcaggctccccgctgagcagagagccttatgtgggactcgatcccaggcccctgggatcatgatctgagccaaaggcagatgcttaactgactcagccacccaggaggccctattttttatttttctaaccgagtttttatttttagaaaatttgagaGCAATTTTCAAACAAATTGGCATGCTGCTTGTCTATTCAAAAATAATCCTCTTTTCTATtaatatgttatttctattttaaggaaaaaccttattttaatacttttctttctttcttttcttttttttttttagggactACAAGAAATaactttgaagggaaaaaagtcatTAGCTTAGAATATGAAGCATATCTCCCGATggcagaaaatgaaatcagaaagatCTGTAGTGACATTAGGCAGAAATGGCCAGTCAAAC
The Ailuropoda melanoleuca isolate Jingjing chromosome 3, ASM200744v2, whole genome shotgun sequence DNA segment above includes these coding regions:
- the LOC100475482 gene encoding molybdopterin synthase catalytic subunit isoform X2, which translates into the protein MSSLEISSSSFSREMKLPLSPPLVEGSAQQPLGEDLNEVEEKSKDIIKFTTEKLSIDEVSQLVISPLCGALSLFVGTTRNNFEGKKVISLEYEAYLPMAENEIRKICSDIRQKWPVKHIAVFHRLGLVPVSEASIIIAVSSAHRASSLQAVSYAIDTLKAKVPIWKKEMYEESSSSWKRNKECFWATVVF
- the LOC100475482 gene encoding molybdopterin synthase catalytic subunit isoform X1; amino-acid sequence: MSSLEISSSSFSREMKLPLSPPLVEGSAQQPLGEDLNEVEEKSKDIIKFTTEKLSIDEVSQLVISPLCGALSLFVGTTRNNFEGKKVISLEYEAYLPMAENEIRKICSDIRQKWPVKHIAVFHRLGLVPVSEASIIIAVSSAHRASSLQAVSYAIDTLKAKVPIWKKEMYEESSSSWKRNKECFWATASTPFLLDCCCGLLTVPCCHSSASH